The Microterricola viridarii genome segment CACGACGGCGTGAACGGCATCATCGCCGCGTCGGTCGACCCCGAGGTGCTGGGCGCGGCCATCGTTCGAGCCGTGCAGGGCGGCACGGAGCTGCGCGCGTCCACGCTGGCCTGGTTCGAGCGGGAACGCGCCGAGCACGGGCTCGCGGCATCCGTCGCCCAGATCCTGGAACGGGCGAAGGCGCGCTAACCCTCGCCGCTCAGCGCGCGAGCACGGTGTGGAAGGCCTTGAGCACGCCGTCCGCCGTGCGCGACCAGGAGAACTGTGCCGCCCGGGCAACGCCTGCGCGGGACATCTCGTCGAGCTCGGCCGGGGAGTTCAGCAGCCGGGCGATCTCGGCGCCGATCGCCGCCGGGTCGTAGGGGTCGACGTAGCGGGCCGCGGTGCCCGCGACCTCGTGCATGACGGGGATGTCGGAGCAGAGCGCCGGGCAGCCGCGGGACATGGCTTCCAGCGGCGGCAGACCGAAACCCTCGAACAGGGTGGGGAAGACGACCAGCGTCGAGCTGTCGAAGAGCTCGTCGAGCTCCTCAGCGCTCAGCCAGCCGCGCAGGCTCACCCACTTCTCGAGCCCGAACTGCGCCACGACCTGCGCGAGCGGGTCGTCGCCGTGGCTGCCGGTGATCACCAGGAGCGGCCGCTCGGCCTCCGGGATGTGGAGCAGCGACTCGATCAGGCGGGGGAAGTTCTTGTGCGGCATCCGGTTACCGACCGAGAGGATCTGGCGCGGCAGGCGTCGCCCGTTCTCGGGCGTGACCGGTGCGGCGACGTTGTCGTAGCCGGCGAGCGGCACGATGTCGATGCGCTCGGCGGGGATGCCGAGCAGCTCGACAATGTCGTCGCGGGCGGCGACGCTGGAGGTGACGAGCCGCTGGGCGCTGCGTGCCGCAAGGCGCAGCATCAGGCGCAGCACGTGCGCGTAGGCGCCGGGCACGTACTCCGGGTGGCGGAACGGCAGCAGGTCGTGCAACGTCAACACGAGCGGAACGCCGCGGCGGGCCGGGCCGAGGTTGGCCGGGCAGTGCACCAGGTCGGCGCCGAGGCGCTTGGCGTGGCGCTGCACAGAGAACAGCTCGCCCCTGGCCCAGGCCATGCGGTTCTCGCCGCTGATGCCGGAGTCGATCACGGTGCCGGGGAACCAGCTGGTGTCTCCGGCGGCCAGCTCGCTGGAGGCCAGTGCCACGAACTCGAGGTTGCCCGGCTTCTCGGCGATGGCCGCGTACAGGCTGCGCACGTACTGCTCCATGCCGCCCTTCGTGCCGGTCATGAACAGCAGGTCAACGAGCACGAGAGGCATGGGACCAGCGTACCGGGCGTCAGTCTGGGCGCACCGCGCTGCGCCTCCGCCTGGCCGCCTCGTAGACGACGGCCTGCAGCAGCTCGCCGCAGAGCAGCACCACGAAGACGAGGCTGAGCTCGTTCAGCTGCAGCACCAGCAGGGCGGCGATGGCCGTCACGATCGCTACGGCGCCGCGCAGC includes the following:
- a CDS encoding glycosyltransferase family 4 protein, whose product is MPLVLVDLLFMTGTKGGMEQYVRSLYAAIAEKPGNLEFVALASSELAAGDTSWFPGTVIDSGISGENRMAWARGELFSVQRHAKRLGADLVHCPANLGPARRGVPLVLTLHDLLPFRHPEYVPGAYAHVLRLMLRLAARSAQRLVTSSVAARDDIVELLGIPAERIDIVPLAGYDNVAAPVTPENGRRLPRQILSVGNRMPHKNFPRLIESLLHIPEAERPLLVITGSHGDDPLAQVVAQFGLEKWVSLRGWLSAEELDELFDSSTLVVFPTLFEGFGLPPLEAMSRGCPALCSDIPVMHEVAGTAARYVDPYDPAAIGAEIARLLNSPAELDEMSRAGVARAAQFSWSRTADGVLKAFHTVLAR